Proteins encoded by one window of Raphanus sativus cultivar WK10039 unplaced genomic scaffold, ASM80110v3 Scaffold0017, whole genome shotgun sequence:
- the LOC108825274 gene encoding uncharacterized protein LOC108825274 gives MVPSLSGGDFSFLEEFDIDFEFDAPRFYDFSRPELDSETEENEFWFESAGNYPPSPFSPKFTWKLEPLKQIINTSLETKPVDTGLNRKDKYNGFIYYNQTVKDVSKTKPKSKTKSSRSSTLTRPTVSLLARQNKPLDVYSVQLLTRCQRSLAKFGANLSPILVSKLQNQDTKRQKLEAKVAQVNSNRRSKLTVPKEPNLRTAERSERHRSKVNSETEQNVKPRINSSKRNTTNKNINLEPSSASIPKSNTLRSQDLKAFGSRTTLRAKERSSSAKVDASQGNEATNSRTLKPIDSSKGRRDKGNHSRKIHCQVYESNICTPNSKRANKEKLGEATSIIYKTQNSCRTDINRGLELCRKFNSQKVTGTLIIA, from the exons ATGGTTCCAAGTTTATCTGGAGGAGATTTTTCGTTTCTGGAGGAGTTCGACATTGATTTCGAATTCGATGCGCCTCGTTTCTACGATTTCTCCAGACCCGAGCTTGATTCCGAGACAGAAGAAAACGAGTTCTGGTTCGAATCCGCGGGAAACTATCCTCCTTCGC CTTTTAGCCCCAAGTTTACTTGGAAACTTGAGCCACTTAAGCAAATCATAAACACCAGCCTAGAAACTAAGCCTGTGGATACTGGTCTTAATAGAAAAGACAAATACAACG GGTTCATATATTATAACCAAACGGTTAAAGATGTCTCCAAGACAAAAcccaaatcaaaaaccaaatcaAGTAGAAGCTCAACTTTAACAAGACCAACGGTTTCTTTGCTTGCAAGGCAGAACAAACCATTAGATGTTTACTCTGTTCAGCTTCTGACAAG ATGTCAGAGGTCATTAGCAAAGTTTGGTGCTAACTTATCTCCAATCTTAGTCTCTAAGTTGCAAAACCAAGACACCAAAAGGCAAAAACTGGAAGCTAAGGTGGCTCAAGTTAACTCCAACAGAAGATCTAAACTCACTGTTCCAAAGGAACCGAATCTCAGAACTGCTGAAAGATCTGAAAGACACAG GTCTAAGGTTAACTCAGAAACCGAACAGAATGTGAAACCAAGGATTAACTCATCTAAAAGGAACACTACAAACAAAAAC ATTAATCTTGAACCTTCTTCAGCATCTATACCTAAAAGTAACACTCTACGGTCTCAAGATCTTAAG GCATTTGGTTCAAGAACAACATTGAGAGCAAAGGAACGCTCTTCAAGT GCTAAGGTTGATGCCTCACAAGGGAATGAAGCTACTAACTCCAGAAC GCTTAAACCCATCGATTCCTCAAAAGGGAGGAGAGACAAAGGAAATCACAGCAGAAAGATACACTGCCAAGTGTATGAATCTAATATTTGCACTCCAAACTCAAAG agagcaaacaaagaaaaacttgGTGAAGCAACTAGCATCATATATAAAACTCAAAACTCTTGCAGGACAGATATTAACAG